The following proteins come from a genomic window of Mariniflexile sp. TRM1-10:
- a CDS encoding fumarylacetoacetate hydrolase family protein, which translates to MKLIRFGEVGKEKPGVQLPNGNRIDISNFGEDYTEQFFETNGIERLNEWLKENEATCAPVSEATRLGSPICRPSKLVCIGLNYAKHAAEAGMKIPNEPVLFFKSTTAIVGPNDDVVIPKGSEKTDWEVELAVVIGKKASYISKEEVMDHIAGYVLHNDVSERAFQIEKEGQWCKGKGCDTFAPLGPFLATKEEIENPNNLNLWLKLNGTMMQNSSTSDFIFNIEESISYISQFMTLLPGDVISTGTPFGVGLGLTPPLYLKPGDVMELGIEGLGVSKQSVVAYSGK; encoded by the coding sequence ATGAAACTTATAAGATTTGGAGAAGTAGGTAAAGAAAAACCAGGCGTGCAATTACCAAACGGAAACAGAATAGATATATCAAACTTTGGAGAAGATTATACCGAACAATTTTTCGAAACCAATGGTATTGAACGATTAAATGAATGGTTAAAGGAAAACGAAGCGACATGTGCGCCAGTTTCAGAAGCTACCAGGTTAGGTTCCCCTATTTGCCGTCCTTCCAAATTGGTTTGCATTGGTTTAAATTATGCAAAACACGCTGCCGAGGCAGGTATGAAAATACCAAATGAACCCGTATTGTTTTTTAAATCGACAACAGCCATAGTTGGTCCTAACGACGATGTGGTTATTCCAAAAGGAAGTGAAAAAACCGATTGGGAAGTAGAGCTTGCCGTGGTTATTGGAAAAAAAGCATCATACATTTCCAAAGAAGAGGTGATGGACCATATTGCTGGTTATGTGCTGCACAACGATGTTAGCGAACGCGCGTTCCAGATTGAAAAGGAAGGCCAGTGGTGTAAAGGAAAAGGCTGCGATACTTTTGCGCCCCTTGGACCGTTTTTAGCAACAAAAGAGGAAATTGAAAATCCAAACAACCTAAACCTTTGGTTAAAGCTAAATGGTACCATGATGCAGAACAGCTCGACTTCAGATTTTATATTTAATATTGAAGAATCCATTAGTTACATCAGTCAGTTTATGACACTGCTTCCAGGCGATGTTATTTCAACGGGAACACCATTTGGAGTTGGTTTGGGACTAACTCCGCCATTATATTTAAAACCGGGCGATGTTATGGAATTAGGTATTGAAGGCTTAGGAGTTTCAAAACAAAGTGTAGTAGCTTATTCAGGAAAATGA
- a CDS encoding SDR family NAD(P)-dependent oxidoreductase gives MKFSLKNKTAIVTGGGSGIGKAISKTLAEQGAHIHILELHIDNANITKSEIEANGGSADVHQCNVANQLEVVEVINAISEKGIINILINNAGIAHIGNVENTPEADLDRVYSVNVKGVYNCIFAAIPHMKKNGGVILNMASIASSVGLSDRFAYSMSKGAALTMTYSVAKDYLAYGIRCNCMSPARIHTPFVDGFLKNNYPGKEEEMFEKLSKTQPIGRMGLPQEVADLALYLCSDEASFITGTDFPIDGGFIKLNG, from the coding sequence ATGAAGTTTAGTCTTAAAAACAAAACAGCCATTGTAACTGGTGGCGGTAGCGGAATTGGTAAAGCGATATCTAAAACGTTGGCAGAGCAAGGCGCGCACATACATATTTTAGAATTACATATTGATAATGCCAATATAACCAAAAGTGAAATAGAAGCCAATGGAGGTTCGGCAGATGTGCACCAATGCAATGTGGCAAACCAACTAGAAGTTGTAGAAGTCATAAACGCCATTTCGGAAAAAGGCATTATTAATATCTTAATAAACAATGCAGGTATTGCCCATATCGGTAATGTGGAAAACACCCCGGAAGCCGATTTGGACCGTGTTTACAGCGTGAACGTAAAAGGCGTTTACAACTGTATTTTTGCAGCGATTCCGCACATGAAAAAAAATGGTGGTGTTATTTTAAACATGGCATCCATAGCATCGTCCGTAGGGCTTTCCGATAGGTTTGCCTATTCCATGTCCAAAGGTGCTGCGCTTACCATGACCTATTCAGTGGCTAAAGATTATTTAGCCTACGGCATTCGGTGCAATTGCATGTCGCCAGCTAGAATCCATACGCCTTTTGTAGATGGGTTTTTAAAGAATAACTACCCGGGCAAAGAAGAGGAAATGTTCGAAAAACTTTCCAAAACACAGCCTATTGGGCGCATGGGACTTCCACAAGAAGTAGCGGATTTAGCATTATATTTATGCTCCGATGAAGCCTCTTTTATCACAGGAACCGATTTCCCAATAGATGGCGGCTTTATAAAACTAAACGGCTAA
- a CDS encoding zinc-binding alcohol dehydrogenase family protein: protein MKYIVCEEPNKFTLKEKEIPIRENNQALIKVHRVGICGTDLHAYAGNQAFFTYPRILGHELAAEILEIEENAQNLKVGDKVIIMPYVSCGTCLACRQGKTNCCSNIRVLGVHADGGMQEQFAVRTDLLIPANHLSYEEMAIVEPLAIGAHAIRRANVLKGETIAVVGCGPIGIGLMKLAQIKGAEVIALDVDEARLEFVKNEIGLKHVVKVSETAVEEISKITQGDMATAVFDCTGNKRALEGGITYMSHGGRYVLVGLSKGELVFSHPAIHAKESTIMCSRNATLEDFDFVIQNLDKFPTKAFVTHQVHFTEMIENFDSWLDPKTKVIKAMVNFSI from the coding sequence ATGAAATATATAGTTTGTGAAGAACCAAACAAATTTACTTTAAAGGAAAAGGAAATTCCAATTAGAGAAAATAACCAAGCCCTTATAAAAGTACACAGAGTTGGTATTTGTGGTACCGATTTACATGCCTATGCTGGCAATCAGGCATTTTTTACTTACCCTAGAATTTTGGGTCACGAATTGGCAGCAGAAATTCTTGAAATAGAAGAAAATGCTCAAAATCTAAAAGTCGGCGACAAGGTTATTATAATGCCTTACGTAAGCTGCGGTACGTGTTTGGCTTGCCGACAAGGCAAAACAAACTGTTGTAGCAACATTCGGGTTTTAGGTGTTCATGCCGATGGTGGTATGCAAGAACAGTTTGCTGTAAGAACCGATTTGCTAATTCCTGCAAATCATTTGTCTTATGAAGAAATGGCCATTGTAGAACCATTAGCAATTGGAGCACATGCCATTAGAAGAGCAAATGTGCTTAAAGGCGAAACGATTGCAGTGGTTGGTTGCGGACCCATTGGCATTGGTTTAATGAAATTAGCCCAAATTAAAGGCGCTGAGGTTATTGCTTTGGATGTTGATGAAGCCAGATTAGAGTTTGTAAAAAACGAAATAGGCTTAAAGCATGTGGTAAAAGTTTCTGAAACAGCTGTTGAAGAAATTTCCAAAATAACCCAAGGAGATATGGCAACGGCAGTTTTTGATTGTACGGGTAATAAACGTGCGTTAGAAGGTGGTATAACTTACATGTCGCATGGTGGCAGATACGTTTTAGTAGGTTTGTCTAAAGGCGAGTTGGTATTTAGCCATCCAGCTATCCACGCTAAAGAATCTACCATCATGTGCAGTAGAAATGCGACATTGGAAGATTTCGATTTTGTAATTCAAAACCTTGATAAATTTCCAACCAAGGCTTTTGTAACGCATCAAGTGCATTTTACAGAAATGATTGAAAATTTCGATTCGTGGTTAGATCCAAAAACCAAAGTCATAAAAGCAATGGTTAATTTTTCTATATAG
- a CDS encoding UxaA family hydrolase: MAENKQKILRIDTKDNILVALEDLKQGTSMLFENQLYVFPEDIPAKHKFAIQDFKKEDAIYMYGVLVGKVKKDIPRGGLISISNIEHDTEQYSSKNVQEKKTWHPLDVTKFKEKTFLGYHRADGSVGTENNWLIIPLVFCQNRNVEVLKKALLDKLGFGKKQHLNLNIDTLIEDYKSGASVETLLAKNILIEAEEDYKNQLFPNVDGIRFLTHDGGCGGSTSDAVTLCNLLAGYINNPNVAGATILSLGCQHAQIDILKKALGNIAPDIEKPIYFLEQQALNSEKELLAEAVKKTFVGLIEANKTTREPAKLDKLVIGLECGGSDGFSGISANPVLGYVSDIIVSLGGATILSEFPELNGVEQELINRCQSKENADKFSRIMTSYNNKATLLGSGFSANPSPGNIKDGLITDAIKSAGAAKKGGTSPVEDVLDYTEQVVKPGLNLLCTPGNDVESTTGLAGSGANVILFTTGLGTPTGNPITPVIKVSSNTRLYQRMHDVIDFNTGGIIDGETTIEETGDVLLNYLIEVASGKPTKARSLEQNDFIPWKRGMSL, translated from the coding sequence ATGGCTGAAAATAAACAGAAAATATTAAGAATAGATACCAAAGATAATATACTAGTTGCTTTAGAAGATTTAAAGCAAGGAACAAGTATGTTATTTGAAAATCAATTATATGTTTTTCCAGAAGATATCCCTGCAAAACATAAATTTGCAATTCAAGATTTTAAAAAGGAAGATGCGATCTATATGTATGGCGTTTTAGTCGGGAAAGTAAAAAAAGACATTCCTAGAGGAGGACTCATAAGCATATCGAATATTGAACATGATACCGAACAGTATAGTTCTAAAAATGTTCAGGAAAAGAAAACATGGCATCCTTTAGATGTGACTAAATTTAAAGAAAAAACATTTTTAGGTTACCACAGAGCAGACGGATCGGTAGGAACAGAAAATAATTGGTTGATTATTCCTTTGGTATTTTGCCAAAACAGAAATGTCGAAGTCTTAAAAAAAGCTTTATTGGATAAGTTAGGTTTTGGTAAAAAACAACATTTAAATTTAAATATTGATACTTTAATTGAAGATTATAAGTCCGGAGCTTCAGTAGAAACGCTTTTAGCAAAGAATATTTTAATTGAAGCTGAAGAAGATTATAAAAATCAATTGTTTCCAAATGTGGATGGTATTCGGTTTTTAACTCATGATGGAGGCTGTGGAGGATCAACATCTGATGCGGTTACTTTATGTAATTTATTGGCAGGTTACATTAATAACCCTAATGTTGCCGGAGCAACAATATTAAGTTTAGGCTGTCAGCATGCCCAGATAGATATTTTGAAAAAGGCATTAGGGAACATAGCCCCAGATATAGAAAAACCGATTTATTTTTTAGAGCAGCAAGCGCTTAATTCTGAAAAAGAATTATTGGCCGAAGCTGTAAAAAAGACATTTGTAGGATTGATTGAAGCAAATAAAACAACAAGAGAACCAGCAAAATTGGATAAGCTAGTTATAGGTTTAGAGTGTGGTGGGTCGGATGGTTTTTCCGGAATTTCTGCTAACCCAGTTTTAGGTTATGTTTCAGATATTATAGTTAGTTTAGGCGGTGCCACCATATTGTCTGAGTTTCCAGAACTAAATGGTGTTGAACAAGAATTAATAAACCGATGTCAGTCTAAAGAAAATGCAGATAAATTTTCAAGAATTATGACGTCATATAATAATAAGGCAACCTTGTTAGGTTCTGGTTTTTCGGCAAACCCGTCACCCGGAAATATTAAAGATGGCTTAATTACCGATGCGATTAAATCGGCAGGAGCCGCTAAAAAAGGAGGAACATCTCCTGTTGAAGATGTTTTGGACTATACAGAGCAGGTAGTGAAGCCAGGGCTTAATTTATTATGTACGCCAGGTAATGATGTAGAATCAACTACCGGTTTAGCAGGGTCGGGAGCAAATGTCATTTTATTTACAACAGGTTTGGGTACACCAACGGGAAACCCAATAACCCCGGTCATAAAAGTGTCTTCAAATACAAGACTGTATCAAAGAATGCATGATGTCATCGATTTTAATACAGGTGGAATTATTGATGGAGAGACTACAATTGAAGAAACAGGAGACGTTTTATTAAATTATTTGATAGAAGTGGCTAGCGGAAAACCTACTAAGGCGAGAAGTTTAGAACAAAATGACTTTATTCCGTGGAAACGAGGGATGTCATTGTAA
- a CDS encoding AraC family transcriptional regulator: MKLHLIDRSTPRDTSFTIRVNEGANFLKIWHYHPELELVAVLKSEGTCFVGDGVEKFEKGDVFLVGKDTPHMWLNDESYFAKESTLKAKSIAIHFKKDFLGTHFFDTPEMMHLSEFFNKARFGIKFLNVTQKQIEEIQTLLELKGFEKTISFLRILNELSLCKNYKSLASLGYIKSFQVTKNETLDRVYAYIFKHFKENISLVEVAKIANMNATAFSRLFKRVNGKTYSRYLSEIRIGYACRLLLEQKVNISEICYEVGFNNVSNFNRQFKIIKKCSPSSYIKTHLKNEVV; encoded by the coding sequence ATGAAACTTCATTTAATAGACAGAAGTACACCTAGAGATACATCGTTTACTATTAGAGTAAATGAAGGTGCTAATTTTTTAAAGATATGGCATTATCACCCGGAATTAGAACTTGTAGCTGTTTTAAAAAGTGAAGGGACCTGTTTTGTCGGTGATGGTGTTGAAAAGTTTGAAAAAGGCGATGTGTTTTTAGTGGGTAAGGACACACCTCATATGTGGTTAAATGATGAGTCCTATTTTGCTAAAGAATCAACGCTTAAAGCGAAATCAATTGCCATTCATTTTAAAAAGGACTTTTTGGGAACTCATTTTTTTGATACACCAGAAATGATGCATCTTTCAGAGTTTTTTAATAAGGCTCGTTTTGGGATTAAATTTCTAAATGTGACTCAAAAGCAAATTGAGGAAATACAAACCTTACTTGAGCTAAAAGGTTTTGAAAAAACGATTTCTTTTTTAAGAATTTTGAATGAGCTTTCCTTGTGCAAAAATTATAAATCATTGGCAAGTCTAGGGTACATCAAATCATTTCAGGTTACGAAGAATGAAACCCTCGATAGAGTTTATGCCTATATATTTAAACATTTTAAAGAAAATATTAGTTTGGTAGAGGTTGCTAAAATAGCAAATATGAATGCCACAGCATTTAGCCGCTTGTTTAAAAGAGTCAATGGAAAAACATATTCGCGATATCTTTCCGAGATTCGTATTGGTTATGCATGCAGGTTGTTGTTAGAGCAAAAAGTTAATATATCGGAAATTTGTTATGAAGTTGGTTTTAATAATGTTTCAAACTTTAACAGACAGTTTAAAATTATTAAAAAGTGTAGTCCATCTAGTTACATTAAAACACATTTAAAGAATGAAGTGGTTTAA
- a CDS encoding sugar-binding domain-containing protein, with translation MTELLKRFALLSTVFCLLVACSFEEKDIRIVEDFNFDWSFKLGNHPEATKLEFQGSDWRKLSLPHDWSIEGEFSEEHPTKPEGGALPAGIGWYRKTFTIPEAWVNKLVSIEFDGVYRNSEVWINGHYLGKRPNGYISFAYDLTDYLNFGEQTNVIAVKVDNSLQPNSRWYTGSGIYRNVRLVASEELHVAHWGTYITTPKITEKKALVNYEVTIQNDSRLIKKFKLETKVYDANDREVGKATTLEKLYPNKSLVKASDIEVLNPKLWSLEDPYMYRIVTRIYEDSELVDNYSTPLGIRYFNFDAEKGFSLNGVPTKILGVCLHHDNGALGAVANKYAIERKLSILKDMGVNAIRTAHNPPSFELLELCDQMGFIVQDEAFDVWKKKKVKFDYSIDWDKWHKKDLEDLIKRDRNHPSVMMWSIGNEIREQFDKTGITITKELVDIVKSLDATRPVTCALTENEPDKNFIYQSGVLDLLGFNYKHEAYEDFPVRFKGEKILASESMSALATRGHYSMPSDSIQRWPPAHNMPFDGNDDFTVSAFDQVSAYWGSTHEETWKTIKKLDFIAGLFVWTGFDYLGEPIPYPYPARSSYFGIVDLAGFPKDVYYMYQSEWTNKPVLHLFPHWNWEEGQEVDIWAYYNNADEVELFLNGESLGAKSKQDDDLHLCWQVNFQPGTLKAVSRKNGEVVLEKEIHTAGEASKIELVPNKEQVKRDHYDLVYVTVNILDSEGHFVPKADSLIHFEVEGGGKIVGVDNGYQANLSSFKAKEIKAFNGKCLIIIQSNGKPENIVLKATSANGLQAGEIQINVD, from the coding sequence ATGACAGAGTTATTAAAACGTTTTGCCTTATTAAGTACGGTATTTTGCTTACTTGTTGCCTGCAGTTTCGAAGAAAAAGATATTCGAATTGTTGAAGATTTTAATTTCGATTGGAGTTTTAAATTAGGAAACCATCCTGAAGCTACAAAGTTGGAATTTCAAGGTTCCGATTGGAGAAAACTAAGTTTACCTCACGATTGGAGTATTGAAGGCGAGTTTAGTGAGGAACATCCAACCAAACCCGAAGGTGGTGCTTTACCAGCAGGAATAGGATGGTATCGAAAAACATTTACCATCCCTGAAGCATGGGTAAACAAATTGGTTTCCATTGAATTTGATGGCGTTTACAGAAACAGTGAAGTTTGGATTAATGGACATTACTTAGGGAAACGCCCCAACGGATATATATCGTTTGCTTACGATTTAACGGATTATTTGAATTTCGGTGAGCAAACCAATGTTATTGCCGTAAAAGTAGATAACTCGTTACAGCCAAATTCCAGATGGTATACAGGCTCAGGTATATACAGAAACGTACGATTGGTAGCTTCCGAAGAATTACATGTTGCCCATTGGGGAACTTATATTACAACCCCAAAAATCACAGAAAAAAAAGCATTGGTTAATTATGAAGTGACGATTCAAAACGATTCAAGATTAATTAAAAAGTTTAAATTGGAAACGAAGGTTTACGATGCCAATGACAGAGAGGTAGGAAAAGCAACAACCTTAGAAAAACTTTATCCAAATAAATCATTAGTTAAAGCATCTGATATAGAAGTTTTAAATCCGAAACTTTGGAGTTTGGAAGACCCGTATATGTACCGCATTGTAACCAGAATTTATGAAGATTCTGAATTGGTAGACAATTATAGCACACCTCTTGGTATTCGCTATTTTAATTTTGATGCTGAAAAAGGCTTTTCGCTTAATGGCGTGCCAACAAAAATTTTAGGCGTTTGTTTGCATCACGATAATGGTGCTTTGGGAGCTGTTGCCAACAAATACGCTATTGAAAGAAAGTTGAGTATTTTAAAGGATATGGGGGTTAATGCCATACGCACAGCGCACAATCCACCGTCTTTTGAGTTGTTGGAATTATGCGACCAAATGGGTTTTATAGTTCAAGATGAGGCTTTTGATGTTTGGAAAAAGAAAAAAGTGAAGTTCGATTACAGCATTGATTGGGATAAATGGCATAAAAAAGATTTAGAAGATTTAATAAAACGCGATAGAAACCATCCATCGGTAATGATGTGGAGTATTGGTAACGAAATCCGTGAGCAATTTGATAAAACGGGCATTACAATTACCAAAGAACTGGTTGACATTGTTAAAAGTTTAGACGCTACACGACCGGTAACCTGTGCCTTAACCGAAAATGAGCCAGATAAAAACTTTATTTACCAATCGGGAGTACTCGATTTATTAGGCTTTAACTATAAACACGAAGCCTACGAAGATTTTCCTGTAAGATTTAAAGGTGAAAAAATACTTGCTTCCGAAAGTATGTCGGCATTAGCAACCAGAGGGCATTACAGTATGCCTTCCGATAGCATACAACGATGGCCGCCAGCACATAATATGCCGTTTGATGGGAATGACGATTTTACGGTTTCTGCTTTCGATCAAGTATCTGCCTATTGGGGTTCTACTCATGAAGAGACATGGAAAACCATTAAAAAATTAGATTTTATTGCTGGGTTATTTGTTTGGACGGGCTTCGATTATTTAGGTGAACCTATTCCGTATCCCTATCCAGCACGAAGTTCGTATTTCGGTATTGTTGATTTAGCAGGCTTCCCGAAAGATGTGTACTATATGTACCAAAGCGAGTGGACAAATAAACCTGTCTTACATCTGTTCCCGCATTGGAATTGGGAGGAAGGTCAAGAGGTAGACATTTGGGCATATTATAATAATGCCGATGAGGTGGAGCTATTTTTAAACGGTGAATCATTAGGTGCCAAATCAAAACAAGATGACGACTTACATCTGTGTTGGCAGGTTAATTTTCAACCAGGAACCCTAAAAGCTGTTTCTAGAAAAAATGGAGAAGTGGTTTTGGAAAAAGAAATCCATACAGCAGGTGAAGCTTCTAAAATTGAACTGGTTCCTAACAAAGAACAAGTTAAAAGAGACCACTACGATTTAGTATATGTAACCGTAAACATTTTAGATTCTGAAGGGCATTTTGTTCCAAAGGCAGATAGCTTAATTCATTTTGAAGTTGAAGGTGGCGGTAAAATTGTTGGCGTAGATAATGGCTATCAAGCTAATTTATCTTCATTTAAAGCCAAAGAAATAAAAGCGTTTAACGGTAAATGTTTAATTATTATTCAATCTAACGGTAAACCCGAAAATATAGTTTTAAAAGCTACGAGTGCCAACGGATTACAGGCTGGTGAAATTCAAATAAATGTAGATTAA